A window of the Lolium perenne isolate Kyuss_39 chromosome 7, Kyuss_2.0, whole genome shotgun sequence genome harbors these coding sequences:
- the LOC127301669 gene encoding uncharacterized protein, producing MAFHLRSISLPSRPQANEAEVEQELLSLEASISSSTTTGTMCDGLRKLGDIYNGVEEIIGLPSNQVGKMLNGEMDSSLELLDLCSIMQEIFVEMKAIIQELQAALRKGDDAAVQANIQSYTRLAKKAKKLFKKTTKKATYVGCRMVMLFTKAREISASLLESSVHLLSKEIDMPKQSIVSKVFHKKKAVVCEEDLLQELECSIGDLEIATGHLFRKLVHIRVSLLNILSS from the coding sequence ATGGCTTTCCACCTAAGATCGATAAGTTTGCCTTCAAGGCCTCAGGCCAACGAGGCCGAAGTCGAGCAAGAGCTGCTGAGTCTAGAGGCAagcatttcttcctccaccaccaccggcacGATGTGTGATGGTCTGCGGAAGCTTGGAGACATCTACAACGGTGTTGAAGAGATTATTGGCCTGCCAAGCAACCAAGTTGGGAAGATGTTGAATGGAGAGATGGATAGCTCTCTTGAGCTGTTGGATCTCTGCAGCATCATGCAAGAGATCTTCGTAGAGATGAAGGCCATCATCCAAGAGCTGCAAGCGGCTCTAAGAAAAGGAGATGATGCAGCTGTTCAAGCCAACATCCAATCTTATACTCGTTTGGCGAAGAAGGCCAAGAAACTTTTCAAGAAGACCACGAAGAAGGCTACTTATGTGGGTTGCAGGATGGTCATGCTTTTTACCAAGGCTAGGGAGATATCAGCATCTCTGCTGGAGTCCTCAGTCCATCTCTTGTCAAAGGAAATCGATATGCCTAAACAGTCTATTGTCTCCAAAGTATTTCACAAGAAGAAGGCAGTTGTTTGCGAGGAGGATCTATTGCAGGAGTTAGAGTGCAGTATTGGAGATCTTGAGATTGCTACAGGACATTTGTTCAGGAAATTAGTCCACATCAGGGTTTCTCTCCTGAACATTCTTAGCTCATAG